In the Mauremys mutica isolate MM-2020 ecotype Southern chromosome 13, ASM2049712v1, whole genome shotgun sequence genome, one interval contains:
- the LOC123347876 gene encoding olfactory receptor 2AP1-like gives MAGLEKGNHTLITEFLLVGFETLPELQITLFVVFFVIYLATIAGNLLLILTVWTDHHLHTPMYFFLSNLSFLETGYVSNIIPRLLVSLATGDKTISLLGCFLQLFVFSFLGATECFLLTGMSYDRYLAICNPLHYASNMSPRFSFLLAFASWALGFVAPSFTVIMASLLPFCGPREINHFFCDLTAVLKLPCTSTSLIEITALISASTISMIPFVLTITSYIYVILTILRIPSTTGRKKAFSTCSSHLIVVSTFYGALIIMYVAPSGNQSLDFNKVFSLLYTVVTPMFNPIVYSLRNQEVKVALRRAISKMWPSIKM, from the coding sequence ATGGCTGGACTAGAGAAAGGAAACCATACACTCATTACAGAGTTCCTGCTTGTAGGATTTGAGACTCTTCCCGAGCTGCAGATAACCCTTTTTGTGGTGTTCTTTGTCATCTACCTAGCAACCATTGCTGGGAACCTTCTCCTCATTCTGACCGTGTGGACTGATCACCACCTacacacccccatgtatttcttcctcagcaATTTATCCTTCCTGGAGACTGGCTATGTCTCCAATATCATCCCCAGGCTGCTGGTGAGTCTTGCAACAGGTGACAAGACCAtttctctcctgggctgtttccttCAGTTGTTTGTCTTTAGCTTTCTGGGAGCTACTGAGTGTTTCCTCCTGACTGGAATGTCCTATGACCGGTACTTGGCAATATGTAATCCACTGCATTATGCAAGCAATATGAGCCCCAGGTTTTCCTTTCTGCTGGCCTTTGCTTCTTGGGCATTAGGCTTTGTGGCTCCTTCCTTCACAGTAATTATGGCATCCCTGTTGCCCTTCTGCGGTCCTCGTGAGATCAACCACTTCTTCTGTGATTTAACAGCTGTGTTGAAGCTTCCATGTACCAGCACCAGCCTGATAGAGATAACAGCTCTAATCTCTGCCTCTACTATATCAATGATCCCATTTGTCCTGACCATCACATCCTACATCTATGTCATCCtgaccatcctgagaatcccatCCACCACTGGGAggaaaaaggccttttccacctgctcctcccacctcattgtgGTTTCAACATTCTACGGGGCTCTGATCATCATGTATGTGGCACCATCAGGAAACCAGTCTCTGGATTTCAACAAAGTGTTCTCCCTGCTCTACACTGTGGTAACTCCCATGTTCAACCCCATtgtctacagcctgaggaaccaGGAGGTGAAGGTTGCCTTGAGGAGAGCTATCAGTAAAATGTGGCCTTCCATCAAAATGTAG
- the LOC123347877 gene encoding olfactory receptor 6M1-like yields the protein MAGLEKVNQTTITEFLLVGFETRPELQITLFVMFFTIYLSTVAGNILLILTVWTDHHLHTPMYFFLSNLSFLETGYVSNVIPRLLVSFLTQDKTISLPGCCIQLYVFSFLGTTECFLLTGMSYDRYLAICRPLHYVTLMSPRTCLLLAVASWTCGFVAPSFTVITTSKLAFCSQGEINHFFCDLTAVLRLSCEDTSIVKVTSLILASIITLVPFVLTITSYIYVILTILGIPSTAGRKKAFSTCSSHLIVVSTFYGALIIMYVVPSGNQSLDFNKVFSLLYTVVTPMFNPIVYSLRNKEVRDALGRVIHKMLLSLLM from the coding sequence ATGGCTGGGCTAGAGAAGGTGAACCAAACCACTATCACAGAATTTCTGTTGGTTGGATTTGAGACCCGTCCCGAGCTGCAGATAACCCTCTTTGTGATGTTCTTCACTATCTACCTGTCAACCGTTGCTGGGAACATTCTCCTCATTCTCACAGTTTGGACTGACCATCATCTCCACactcccatgtacttcttcctcagCAACTTGTCCTTCCTGGAAACCGGCTATGTTTCCAATGTCATCCCCAGGCTGCTGGTGAGTTTTCTGACGCAGGACAAGACCATCTCTCTGCCAGGTTGTTGCATCCAGTTGTATGTTTTTAGCTTCCTGGGCACTACTGAATGTTTTCTCCTGACTGGGATGTCCTATGACCGGTACTTGGCAATATGCAGACCGTTACATTATGTAACTCTGATGAGCCCCAGGACTTGCCTTCTCTTGGCAGTTGCTTCTTGGACATGTGGATTTGTGGCTCCTTCCTTCACAGTAATTACGACGTCTAAGCTGGCATTTTGCAGCCAGGGTGAAATTAACCACTTCTTTTGTGATTTAACAGCAGTGTTGAGACTTTCCTGTGAAGACACCAGCATCGTTAAGGTAACATCCCTGATCTTAGCTTCCATCATTACCCTGGTCCCATTTGTCCTGACCATTACATCCTACATCTATGTCATCCTAACCATCCTCGGAATCCCATCCACTGCTGGGAggaaaaaggccttttccacttgTTCCTCTCACCTCATTGTTGTGTCAACTTTCTATGGGGCTCTGATCATCATGTATGTGGTGCCCTCAGGAAACCAGTCTCTGGATTTCAACAAGGTGTTCTCCCTGCTCTACACAGTGGTGACTCCCATGTTCAACCCCATtgtctacagcctgaggaacaaagaggtgAGAGATGCCTTGGGAAGAGTAATCCATAAAATGTTGCTTTCTCTCTTGATGTAG